A portion of the Edaphobacter lichenicola genome contains these proteins:
- a CDS encoding LacI family DNA-binding transcriptional regulator, giving the protein MTNLKAVADHLGLSVAAISRVLSGAPAARSIPKVTQDRIFAAAEMLNYRPNLFARSLRNRRSQTVGVIVPEVSEGYATLVLSGIEDALMQADYFYFLVSHHHREEMIARSEQLFRDRAVEGVIAVDTLLRDRWAIPTVTVSGHHEPKGVTNIVLNHRMAAELAIDHLGELGHRRVAFIKGQRFSSDTESRWRGIRHAMEKRGLTVVPKLVAQLVGDQPTHEPGYVATRALLSEGQTFTALFAFNDVSAIGAIKALREAGLHVPQDVSVVGFDDVQSAAFQNPALTTVRQPLRRMGMLAAQTVLEQIGTSELTVHAQQIIVEPELVVRESTCPPANVKR; this is encoded by the coding sequence GTGACGAATTTAAAGGCCGTCGCCGATCATCTTGGGCTGTCGGTGGCGGCTATCTCGCGTGTATTGAGTGGGGCGCCTGCGGCTCGTTCGATACCGAAGGTTACGCAGGACCGCATCTTTGCTGCGGCGGAGATGTTGAACTACAGGCCGAATCTGTTTGCTCGCTCTCTGCGCAATCGGCGAAGCCAGACGGTCGGCGTGATTGTGCCTGAGGTGAGCGAAGGCTACGCGACGCTTGTGTTGAGTGGAATTGAAGATGCTCTGATGCAGGCGGACTACTTTTATTTTCTGGTCAGCCATCATCATCGTGAGGAGATGATCGCGAGAAGCGAGCAGTTGTTTCGTGACCGGGCGGTTGAAGGCGTGATTGCGGTGGACACGTTGCTGCGGGACCGGTGGGCGATTCCGACTGTCACGGTGTCGGGTCATCATGAGCCTAAAGGCGTGACCAATATTGTGTTAAATCACAGGATGGCGGCGGAGCTTGCTATTGATCATCTGGGCGAACTGGGACACCGTCGAGTAGCGTTTATCAAGGGACAGAGGTTTAGCTCGGATACGGAGTCAAGGTGGCGCGGGATTCGTCATGCGATGGAGAAGCGGGGATTGACTGTCGTTCCGAAGCTCGTCGCGCAGCTGGTGGGAGACCAACCGACGCATGAGCCGGGTTATGTTGCAACTCGAGCACTGTTGTCGGAGGGGCAAACGTTTACGGCGTTGTTTGCGTTCAATGATGTGTCTGCCATCGGCGCGATCAAAGCGTTGAGAGAGGCGGGCCTGCATGTACCGCAGGATGTTTCTGTGGTGGGGTTTGATGATGTACAGTCGGCGGCGTTTCAGAATCCGGCGCTGACGACGGTGCGGCAGCCGTTGCGGAGGATGGGGATGCTCGCGGCTCAGACTGTCTTGGAGCAGATCGGGACGTCTGAGTTGACGGTGCATGCGCAACAGATCATCGTCGAGCCTGAACTGGTAGTGCGGGAGTCGACATGTCCGCCGGCCAATGTTAAACGATAG